From the genome of Labrus bergylta chromosome 12, fLabBer1.1, whole genome shotgun sequence, one region includes:
- the acvr1ba gene encoding activin A receptor type 1Ba encodes MALKEIALTLLALLGSVAVGNALRCNCTNCEKTGFECETDGACMASTYFNEGKEQHVRICITRENLVPPGQPFYCLSAEGLLNTHCCYEDYCNSIDLKIPVPTKEGDWSGSGGSWGPVELVAVIAGPVFLLCVLLMVGVFLFQYHQRAYSHRQRLEVEDPSCDHLYLAKDKTLQDLIYDMSTSGSGSGLPLFVQRTVARTIVLQEIIGKGRFGEVWRGKWRGGDVAVKIFSSREERSWFREAEIYQTIMLRHENILGFIAADNKDNGTWTQLWLVSDYHEHGSLFDYLNRYSVTIEGMIKLALSAASGLAHLHMEILGTQGKPGIAHRDLKSKNILVKKNGMCAIADLGLAVRHESITDTIDIAPNQRVGTKRYMAPEVLDETINMKHFDSFKCADIYALGLVYWEIARRCNAGGIHEEYQLPYYDLVPSDPSIEEMRKVVCDQKLRPNVPNWWQSYESLRVMGKIMRECWYANGAARLTALRIKKTLSQLSVEEDIKM; translated from the exons ATGGCTCTAAAAGAAATTGCCCTAACGCTGCTGGCCCTACTCGGCTCGGTGGCGGTCGGTAATG ctcTGCGCTGTAACTGCACAAACTGTGAGAAGACGGGCTTTGAATGCGAGACAGATGGCGCCTGCATGGCCTCCACATACTTCAACGAAGGGAAGGAGCAGCACGTACGCATCTGTATCACTCGGGAAAACCTGGTCCCTCCTGGACAACCTTTCTACTGTCTGAGTGCCGAGGGGCTGCTCAACACACATTGCTGCTATGAAGATTATTGCAACAGTATTGACCTGAAAATCCCAG TCCCAACAAAGGAGGGGGACTGGTCAGGCTCAGGAGGCTCCTGGGGTCCTGTGGAGCTGGTGGCGGTCATCGCCGGGCCggtttttctcctctgtgtgctGCTGATGGTGGGTGTGTTCCTGTTCCAGTATCATCAGAGGGCCTACAGCCATAGACAGAGGCTAGAGGTGGAAGACCCATCCTGTGACCATCTGTACCTGGCCAAGGACAAGACCCTGCAGGACCTCATCTATGACATGTCCACCTCAGGATCTGGCTCTG GTTTGCCCCTGTTTGTACAGCGGACAGTGGCCAGGACCATTGTGCTGCAGGAGATAATAGGAAAGGGTCGCTTTGGTGAGGTGTGGCGAGGGAAGTGGCGGGGAGGAGACGTGGCGGTGAAGATCTTTTCGTCCAGAGAGGAGCGCTCCTGGTTCAGAGAGGCTGAGATCTATCAGACAATCATGCTGCGCCATGAAAACATCCTGGGATTCATTGCAGCCGACAATAAAG ataATGGCACATGGActcagctgtggttggtgtcaGATTATCATGAGCACGGCTCTCTCTTTGACTACCTAAACCGCTACTCTGTCACCATTGAGGGCATGATCAAATTGGCACTGTCAGCTGCCAGCGGCCTGGCACACCTCCACATGGAGATCCTCGGCACTCAGG GTAAGCCAGGCATTGCTCACCGTGACCTCAAGTCTAAAAATATCCTGGTTAAGAAGAACGGCATGTGTGCCATAGCTGACCTGGGCCTGGCAGTCCGCCACGAGTCCATCACAGACACAATCGATATAGCACCGAACCAGCGCGTGGGCACTAAGAG GTATATGGCTCCAGAAGTCCTGGATGAAACCATCAACATGAAACACTTTGACTCCTTCAAATGTGCTGACATTTACGCACTGGGCCTGGTGTACTGGGAGATCGCACGTCGCTGCAATGCAGGAG gTATACACGAGGAGTACCAGCTGCCCTACTATGACCTGGTGCCCTCTGACCCCTCTATAGAAGAAATGAGGAAGGTAGTGTGTGACCAGAAACTTAGGCCCAATGTGCCCAACTGGTGGCAGAGCTATGAG TCCTTGCGTGTCATGGGGAAGATCATGAGGGAGTGCTGGTACGCCAACGGAGCAGCCAGACTGACGGCCCTGCGCATCAAGAAGACCCTGTCTCAGCTCAGCGTGGAGGAGGATATCAAGATGTGA